In Candidatus Bathyarchaeota archaeon, the genomic stretch AACCGCCGGAGCCTCATGAACATGTATTGTTTTAGCATGATCTGACTTTTCACCGAGAAAGACGAGAAAGATCCACCTGAGACTATACGCGAATGTTAGAGCAGCTGTAACAATAAGGATAGCAAGCAGGGGATACGCGTTGATGGCGTAAGCTGCGGCGAAGATCAGATCCTTACTCCAAAAGCCGTTTAATGGTGGAATGCCTGAAAGGGCTAGGGCCCCAATAATGGCTGTAGTAAAGGTGATCGGCATATCCCGGCGTAAACCGCCCATTAACCTCATATCCGTTGTTTCCACCGCGTGCATAACCGCACCGGCACAGAGAAAGAGAAGCGCTTTAAACAATGCATGACTTAAAACGTGAAATTGTCCCGCAAACCATCCCGTTGCAGTCCCAAGTCCAAGCGAAGTCATAATGTATCCCAGTTGGCTAATAGTTGAAAAAGCCAAAACACGTTTTATATCCACGGATACGAGGGCCATGGTTGCAGCGAGGAATGCCGTTATTGCCCCAATATAAGCAACGCTCACATACCAATTTTGAATGTATACTGCAGGAATGTGTTCAAATGGAACCAAGGTGAAGCTAGTCCGCGCAACTAAGTATATTCCCGCCTTGACCATTGTGGCTGCATGGATAAGCGCGCTAACTGTGGTTGGGCCTTCCATAGCATCTGGAAGCCAAACGTGAAGTGGAACCTGCGCAGATTTTCCGATGGCACCACCAAAAATGGATAAGAGAATCATCGTAAGAAGGGAGAAGCCGATTTTCCCAGTTTCGAGTATACGGCTAATCTCTAAGAAGTTAAACGTGCCAGTTTGTTGGAAGAGAATTAAAATCCCAATTAAAAGAGCTACGTCTCCGGCACGTGTAACCACGAAAGCCTTCATTCCGGCCTTTGCAGCTTTATCGCGCTTATACCAGAAACCTATTAGCGCATAGGAACATAACCCGACAATTTCCCAGAAAATGTATAATTGAAGAAAATTATCCGCCATCACCAGCCCGATCATTCCACCAATAAAAAAGAGCATAAAAAAGTAGTATCTTGTCAAACCCTCTTCATGCGCCATGTAACCAAGCGAATAGAGGAGGATCAGAGCTCCGATCCCTGCTGCAATATTCGCCATCAATACGCTTAGGGAATCGACTAAGACCCCAGCGCGGAGGTTTAAAACCGGAATCCAAATGACTTGGAGATTGCCAACGTAACCGTAATAAACATCAGGAATCATCGATAGCGCAAAAGCCGCGGTGACGAAACCTATCAAAACGGCGAAAAAATTTCTCACTTTCTCATTAACTGCCGCCGCAACTGGAACGCCTAGGCTTCCAATAAGGGGAAGAGCCCAGACAACCCAGGGAGCGTACGGCAGCATAACCTACCACCTCAACCTCCTCAATTCACGAACATCCAATGTCTTATAGTGTCGGTAGGCATAAATGACAATAGACAGAGCAACTGCAACAATACACGCACCTAAAGCAATTGATATGACGACAATAGACTGCCCGAGCACTGAGGGCTGATTAACCGAAAAGGCAATAAAGTTAAGGTTAGCTGCGCTTGTCAAAAGTTCGATCGCAATAATCAGTCGAATCATATTTCGTTTAGTAGCTAAGCAATACATTCCTATAATATAAAGCGCCGCAGCCCCTGCCAGATAATAGCTCAATACGATAACTTATCCCTCCTCTCCCTTCTCCCTTCTCAACATCGCCGCACAGCAGGCTGCAGCAGCAAATAAAACGAATGCCTGAGCAATAATATCTATCAATCGAAATGTCCAGAGAAAGTCGAAAAATACCATGTTTGGCGGAGGAAATGATGTAATAAGCTTGAAACCCCCCAATAACACCCAAACAAAAATGCAGGCGGCGGCAATTGAGGCGGCAAGCCCAAAAATTTTAAGCCAATCGATTTTCATTTCAGCTTCCCTTCCTTGCTGTAAGCATTACAGCCGCGACGAACAAGACGACAACCGCGCCAGCGTAGACAAGAAGTTGGAAAACAGCCACATAGGGAGCACTTAGAAGCCAGAATAAAATGCCGATGACAATACTCATACCACAAAGCGCTATCACCGCGTGCAAGAGGTCAGGCAGTTCAACAGTTAATACAGCAAATAGGACCATTATGAAAATCAACACGATTTGCAACAAGTCGGCGAGTGGCATTTAAACGCCCTCTCCAAGTGAAGAATCGATATCGATTTTTACAATTTA encodes the following:
- a CDS encoding NADH-quinone oxidoreductase subunit L, coding for MLPYAPWVVWALPLIGSLGVPVAAAVNEKVRNFFAVLIGFVTAAFALSMIPDVYYGYVGNLQVIWIPVLNLRAGVLVDSLSVLMANIAAGIGALILLYSLGYMAHEEGLTRYYFFMLFFIGGMIGLVMADNFLQLYIFWEIVGLCSYALIGFWYKRDKAAKAGMKAFVVTRAGDVALLIGILILFQQTGTFNFLEISRILETGKIGFSLLTMILLSIFGGAIGKSAQVPLHVWLPDAMEGPTTVSALIHAATMVKAGIYLVARTSFTLVPFEHIPAVYIQNWYVSVAYIGAITAFLAATMALVSVDIKRVLAFSTISQLGYIMTSLGLGTATGWFAGQFHVLSHALFKALLFLCAGAVMHAVETTDMRLMGGLRRDMPITFTTAIIGALALSGIPPLNGFWSKDLIFAAAYAINAYPLLAILIVTAALTFAYSLRWIFLVFLGEKSDHAKTIHVHEAPAVMTIPLMILALLTCVSGFFESSFGHFMGVHGEAGIEVIPVILSFIALIVGGVPAYLVYYRHLISPEVFRRGFLGKAVFTFISEGYYFDRVYYAVFVNGLYRSCMALLDYVELKIIDGLNYYIAVMAKFVSQGFRPSHTGILSYNMSAILIGLVALVVLLFLI
- the nuoK gene encoding NADH-quinone oxidoreductase subunit NuoK — its product is MSYYLAGAAALYIIGMYCLATKRNMIRLIIAIELLTSAANLNFIAFSVNQPSVLGQSIVVISIALGACIVAVALSIVIYAYRHYKTLDVRELRRLRW
- a CDS encoding NADH-quinone oxidoreductase subunit J is translated as MPLADLLQIVLIFIMVLFAVLTVELPDLLHAVIALCGMSIVIGILFWLLSAPYVAVFQLLVYAGAVVVLFVAAVMLTARKGS